In Lates calcarifer isolate ASB-BC8 linkage group LG15, TLL_Latcal_v3, whole genome shotgun sequence, one genomic interval encodes:
- the stx17 gene encoding syntaxin-17 — MAEESNKLTLRRLEAPIHKFIKVALPTDLERLQKHHNNILKYQHSQQWDRLHHEHINASRTVQQLRANIREMEKLCTRVRAEDTNALEALVKPVRDRASAAAQDFLLLHSNPVPQPPQSTPPAAQPSSCVSSSCHADDDEGEELVSGRQIQLHLPEIPADQSAAESWDNLEEDLKELSGLVTEFCLLVHSQQEKIDSIEDNVNTAAANVEEGTKSLGKAVGYKLAVLPVAGALLGGVLGGPLGLLAGFKAAGVAAALGGGALGYAGGNLVQKHRKARVDLQMKQLTAPPSEPPPEPESSKNK; from the exons ATGGCAGAGGAAAGCAACAAGCTGACACTGAGGCGCCTGGAGGCACCGATCCACAAGTTCATTAAAGTGGCTCTACCCACGGACCTGGAGAGACTGCAGAAACACCACAATAACATACTGAAG TACCAACACAGCCAGCAATGGGACCGCCTTCATCATGAGCACATCAATGCCAGCAGAACTGTTCAG CAACTGAGAGCCAATatcagagagatggagaagctGTGCACCCGGGTCCGTGCTGAAGACACCAACGCTCTGGAGGCGCTTGTTAAGCCAGTCAGGGACAGAGCATCGGCCGCCGCGCAAGACTTCTTGCTTTTGCACTCTAACCCCGTGCCTCAGCCCCCGCAGTCGACGCCACCTGCCGCTCAGCCATCCAGCTGTGTGTCCAGCAGTTGCCATGCTGATGACGATGAAGGTGAGGAGCTGGTGTCCGGCAGGCAAATACAGCTGCACCTTCCAGAAATCCCTGCAGATCAGAGTGCAGCAGAGTCCTGGGACAACCTGGAAGAG GACCTGAAGGAGCTGAGTGGTTTGGTGACGGAGTTCTGCCTGCTCGTCCAT TCCCAGCAGGAGAAGATTGACAGCATAGAGGACAACGTCAACACAGCCGCTGCCAACGTGGAGGAGGGGACCAAGAGCCTGGggaag GCGGTGGGCTACAAGTTGGCGGTGCTGCCGGTTGCCGGGGCGCTGCTGGGCGGTGTATTAGGAGGTCCACTCGGCCTGCTGGCTGGGTTCAAAGCTGCGGGCGTGGCCGCCGCTCTGGGAGGGGGCGCCCTGGGGTACGCTGGGGGAAACCTGGTCCAGAAGCACCGCAAAGCCAGAGTGGATCTGCAGATGAAACAGCTGACAGCACCACCATCAGAACCACCACCTGAACCAGAgtcaagcaaaaacaaatga